The window GCTGACAATTTTGCCACCCAAGCGACTAATGCGCTGCATTTCTTCGCTCATGCGGTTGTAGGGGACGGTAACAAATGTACTGCCACTACGACGAATTGGGTAGCTCAGTTTATCAGATGCGTAAGTTTGACGTAGTTCTTTAACTTCAAAACGGTAGACTCTGTTTGAAGCGTCATCAAGAGTACCACTTCCAAGGGCAGTTTGACCAAACATAGCTGAGTTATCTCCTAATTATGTGGTAAATTTTTTTGTTGTTAATTGCGATCAATTCTTGCAGCTTAAGATGACTTTTTAACAATTAACAACTACTCAAAAACTAGGCTGGTGTAACGCTGACTATTTTGCCACCTGTCTTGGTGATTTGCTGCATTTTTTGAGATAGCTGCTCGTAGGGTACTAAGAATGCTGTAGTACTACGACGAACTTTGGGATAGCCTGGTGAGAGAATACCAGCCACTTCTAGGCGATAA of the Oculatellaceae cyanobacterium genome contains:
- a CDS encoding phycobilisome linker polypeptide, yielding MFGQTALGSGTLDDASNRVYRFEVKELRQTYASDKLSYPIRRSGSTFVTVPYNRMSEEMQRISRLGGKIVSIQPLTLEGNSEAKSEATTASA